From a single Vitis vinifera cultivar Pinot Noir 40024 chromosome 18, ASM3070453v1 genomic region:
- the LOC100243118 gene encoding UDP-glycosyltransferase 88F5 yields MDDAIVLYPGPGIGHVVSMIELGKLILHRYSHRFSIIILLSTGPFDTPATTSYIDRISQTNPSISFHRFPYLLVDTSSSTCNIVAVFSEFFRLSASNVLHSLQQLSKTSTVRAFIIDYFCSSALPVARDLGIPTYHFLTSGAAVVAAVLYFPTIHKQYESSNKSFKDMPTTFLHFPGLPPLQATRMLEPWLNRDDPAYDDMLYFAELLPKSDGLLINTFHDLEPIAVKTIRGGTCVPNGPTPPVYCIGPLIADTSEDESNIAGSVARHGCLSWLDTQPSQSVVFLCFGSNGTFSPAQVKEIANGLERSGKRFLWVVKNPPSNDKSKQIAVTADVDLDALMPEGFLERTKDWGMVVKSWAPQVEVLNHPSVGGFVTHCGWNSVLEAAVAGVPMVAWPLYAEQHMNKVALVEVMKMAIRVEQRDEDMFVSGAEVERRVRELMECEEGRELRERSRKMRVMALAAWKDGGSSTTALAKLADVWSQD; encoded by the coding sequence ATGGATGATGCAATAGTCCTGTATCCAGGTCCAGGCATCGGCCATGTGGTGTCCATGATAGAGCTAGGCAAGCTCATCCTTCACCgttactcccacagattctCCATCATCATTCTCCTCTCTACTGGTCCTTTTGACACCCCGGCCACCACCTCTTACATTGACCGCATCTCCCAAACCAATCCTTCCATCTCTTTCCACCGCTTCCCCTATCTATTGGTTGACACCTCTTCTTCCACTTGCAATATCGTCGCTGTCTTCTCTGAGTTCTTCCGTCTCAGTGCCTCTAATGTCCTCCATTCTCTCCAGCAACTCTCCAAAACTTCCACCGTTCGGGCATTCATCATCGACTACTTTTGCTCTTCAGCTCTTCCTGTTGCTCGTGACCTTGGTATTCCCACTTACCACTTCCTCACCTCCGGTGCTGCTGTTGTTGCCGCTGTCCTTTACTTTCCGACAATTCACAAACAGTATGAGAGCAGCAATAAGAGCTTCAAGGACATGCCCACTACGTTTTTACACTTTCCTGGGTTGCCTCCGCTACAAGCCACTCGAATGCTTGAACCATGGCTCAACCGAGACGACCCCGCCTATGATGATATGCTATACTTCGCAGAGCTTTTGCCAAAATCCGATGGACTTTTGATAAATACTTTCCATGATCTTGAGCCAATAGCTGTTAAGACAATCAGGGGGGGGACATGTGTTCCCAATGGGCCAACTCCGCCAGTTTACTGCATCGGCCCTTTGATTGCGGATACTAGTGAAGATGAAAGCAATATTGCTGGTAGTGTAGCTCGCCATGGTTGCTTGTCCTGGCTTGACACACAGCCAAGTCAGAGTGTTGTCTTCTTGTGCTTCGGGAGCAACGGAACGTTCTCGCCCGCTCAGGTGAAGGAGATAGCTAATGGACTGGAAAGAAGTGGCAAGAGATTCTTGTGGGTGGTGAAGAACCCACCATCCAACGACAAAAGCAAGCAGATTGCAGTGACGGCCGATGTTGATTTGGATGCTCTAATGCCAGAGGGGTTCCTGGAAAGAACCAAGGATTGGGGAATGGTGGTGAAGTCATGGGCGCCGCAGGTAGAGGTGCTGAATCACCCATCGGtgggaggatttgtaactcattGCGGGTGGAACTCAGTGTTGGAGGCAGCGGTCGCAGGGGTGCCAATGGTGGCCTGGCCTCTATATGCTGAGCAGCATATGAATAAGGTAGCTCTGGTGGAGGTTATGAAGATGGCCATTAGAGTGGAGCAGAGGGATGAGGATATGTTTGTGAGTGGAGCTGAGGTGGAGAGGAGAGTGAGAGAGTTGATGGAGTGTGAAGAGGGGAGGGAGCTGAGAGAAAGAAGCAGGAAGATGAGAGTGATGGCTTTGGCAGCTTGGAAAGATGGGGGTTCATCCACCACCGCCCTTGCCAAATTGGCTGATGTCTGGAGTCAAGATTGA